A portion of the Sphingobacterium spiritivorum genome contains these proteins:
- a CDS encoding thioredoxin domain-containing protein: MSNQLQYEHSPYLKQHAHNPVHWMPWGEEALTKAKTENKLIIISIGYSACHWCHVMERESFENEAIAQTMNKFYVPIKIDREERPDIDQIYMTAVQLMTNAGGWPLNCICLPDGRPIYGGTYFKPHDWQNILLQIAQMWEEQPQVAIEYATKLTNGIQQSERLPINPIPDQYSTADLSAIITPWVALFDTKDGGYNRAPKFPLPNNWIFLLRYGVLAGDEKIIDHVHFTLQKMASGGIYDQIGGGFARYSVDPYWHIPHFEKMLYDNGQLLSLFAEAYQQRPLPFYKRVVHETIQWANREMLAPNNGFYCALDADSEGVEGKYYSFSKSEIKDVLGEDAPLFISYFNITEQGNWAEESTNIPILDIDADQMALDAGYSAEEWETYLAAAKEKLYRYRETRVRPGLDHKQLATWNALMLKGLTDAYRVFDNYSYLDTAIKNAHFILNELMKSDGRILHQPKDANREIFGFLDDYAFTTEAFIALYEATFNEKWLDLARQLADKALELFYDINQKTFYYTADSSGELIARKSEIMDNVIPASTSTIVLQLKKLGLLFDNEDYTAVADQLFANVFPQLKTYGSAYSNWSIYLLEEIYGNNEIALVGENADVWRKELDQHYIPNKITLGGTKSKLPLLLNRQGIGSKAYLCKNKTCSLPQDSIASILNLLNDNGND, from the coding sequence ATGTCGAATCAACTGCAATATGAGCACTCTCCTTATTTAAAACAGCACGCCCATAATCCGGTACACTGGATGCCATGGGGAGAAGAAGCCCTTACAAAAGCAAAAACAGAAAATAAACTTATTATTATCAGCATAGGTTATTCAGCCTGCCACTGGTGTCATGTTATGGAACGAGAAAGTTTCGAGAATGAGGCTATTGCGCAGACCATGAACAAGTTTTATGTACCCATTAAAATAGATCGGGAAGAACGTCCGGACATTGACCAGATTTATATGACTGCGGTACAGCTGATGACCAATGCCGGTGGATGGCCGCTAAATTGTATCTGCTTGCCAGACGGAAGACCCATCTATGGCGGAACCTATTTTAAGCCTCATGACTGGCAGAATATTCTACTGCAGATTGCACAGATGTGGGAAGAACAACCACAGGTTGCTATAGAATATGCGACTAAATTAACCAACGGAATTCAGCAAAGTGAGCGATTACCAATAAATCCCATTCCGGATCAGTATAGCACAGCAGATTTATCAGCTATAATTACACCATGGGTAGCATTATTTGATACAAAAGACGGAGGGTACAACCGTGCTCCAAAATTTCCTTTACCCAATAACTGGATCTTTCTTTTACGCTACGGGGTACTCGCAGGGGATGAAAAAATTATCGATCATGTTCATTTTACCTTACAGAAAATGGCTTCCGGTGGCATTTATGATCAGATTGGCGGAGGCTTTGCACGCTATTCTGTCGATCCTTACTGGCATATACCTCATTTTGAAAAGATGCTGTATGACAACGGGCAACTGCTATCCCTGTTTGCAGAAGCTTATCAACAAAGACCATTGCCCTTTTATAAACGCGTAGTACACGAAACTATACAATGGGCTAACCGCGAAATGCTGGCACCTAATAATGGTTTTTACTGTGCACTGGATGCTGACAGTGAAGGAGTGGAAGGAAAATACTATTCTTTTTCTAAAAGTGAAATAAAGGATGTATTGGGTGAAGATGCTCCATTGTTTATCTCCTACTTTAATATAACAGAGCAAGGAAACTGGGCTGAGGAATCAACCAATATTCCCATTCTTGATATCGATGCTGATCAAATGGCTTTGGATGCCGGATATTCAGCGGAAGAATGGGAGACCTATTTAGCTGCCGCCAAAGAAAAACTATACCGTTACAGAGAGACCAGAGTCAGGCCGGGACTGGACCACAAGCAACTTGCCACGTGGAACGCTTTAATGTTAAAAGGATTAACAGATGCATACCGTGTCTTTGATAATTATTCCTATCTGGATACTGCAATAAAAAATGCGCATTTTATTCTGAATGAATTAATGAAAAGTGATGGCCGGATACTCCACCAGCCAAAGGATGCCAATCGGGAAATATTTGGATTTCTGGATGATTATGCCTTTACGACGGAAGCCTTCATTGCATTATATGAAGCCACATTTAATGAAAAATGGCTCGATCTGGCCAGGCAATTAGCTGATAAAGCATTAGAGTTGTTCTATGACATCAACCAAAAAACCTTTTATTATACAGCAGATTCTTCCGGAGAACTCATCGCCCGGAAAAGTGAAATTATGGATAATGTAATCCCTGCATCCACTTCCACCATAGTCCTTCAACTCAAAAAATTAGGCTTATTATTTGATAACGAAGACTATACTGCTGTAGCGGATCAGCTTTTCGCAAATGTATTTCCACAGCTCAAAACTTATGGATCCGCGTACTCCAACTGGAGCATTTATCTGCTTGAAGAAATATACGGTAACAATGAAATTGCCCTTGTTGGTGAAAATGCAGATGTGTGGAGAAAGGAATTGGATCAGCACTATATTCCAAATAAAATTACATTAGGTGGAACAAAAAGTAAACTTCCTTTGTTATTAAATAGACAAGGTATTGGATCAAAAGCATACCTTTGTAAAAATAAAACCTGCAGTCTTCCACAGGATTCGATTGCATCAATACTGAATTTACTCAATGATAACGGGAATGATTAG
- a CDS encoding peptidylprolyl isomerase, giving the protein MAIATNNVVTLTYTLHTVKNGEKTFVEQTSNENPLDFLYGVGMMLPKFEENIAGLNVGDKIDFELAPEDAYGEKDERAVAQLPADMFKETGLPPVGEVLPLQDNQGNQFRAVVVEVTPEAVVADLNHPMAGQTLHFEIEILSVRPATEEELSHGHSHGPDGTHSH; this is encoded by the coding sequence ATGGCAATAGCAACAAACAACGTTGTAACATTAACTTACACACTTCACACGGTTAAAAACGGTGAAAAAACTTTCGTAGAACAAACCAGCAATGAAAACCCTTTGGATTTCTTGTATGGTGTTGGCATGATGCTTCCAAAATTTGAAGAAAATATTGCAGGTCTGAATGTTGGTGATAAAATTGATTTTGAACTTGCTCCGGAAGACGCTTATGGCGAAAAAGACGAGCGTGCGGTCGCACAATTACCAGCTGACATGTTCAAAGAAACAGGTTTGCCTCCGGTAGGTGAAGTTCTGCCTTTACAGGACAATCAGGGCAACCAATTCCGTGCTGTAGTCGTAGAAGTTACTCCGGAAGCCGTAGTAGCAGATTTGAATCACCCAATGGCAGGTCAAACTTTGCATTTTGAAATTGAAATCCTTTCTGTTCGTCCGGCAACAGAAGAAGAATTGTCTCACGGTCATTCACATGGTCCGGATGGCACACACAGCCACTAA
- the mnmD gene encoding tRNA (5-methylaminomethyl-2-thiouridine)(34)-methyltransferase MnmD has product MDFVITGDGSKTLFNAEIGECYHSKHGALQESKHVFIQMGLDFYVKHTGLHKVSVLEIGFGTGLNFLQTAEYVSGSDILVDYVGIEGYPLPLSVIKDTGYDAYVDPLIWNSFTENYTQSLDSSLSVTENMNLHIAHTLLMDFTSDKQFDVVYFDAFAAVHQPEMWSDEALGHIAQYIKPGGMFVTYAITGNLKRSMKALGFEIEKAPGAPGKREMLRAIKY; this is encoded by the coding sequence ATGGATTTTGTTATAACAGGTGACGGTTCGAAAACATTATTTAATGCAGAAATAGGAGAGTGTTATCACTCTAAGCATGGAGCATTGCAGGAAAGCAAGCATGTATTTATACAGATGGGACTGGATTTTTATGTAAAACATACAGGATTGCATAAAGTATCCGTTCTGGAAATCGGATTTGGCACCGGATTAAATTTTTTGCAGACTGCTGAGTACGTTTCTGGCTCCGATATTCTTGTAGACTATGTGGGAATAGAAGGATATCCATTGCCATTGAGTGTAATTAAAGATACGGGATACGATGCTTACGTTGATCCGTTAATATGGAATTCTTTTACAGAGAACTATACCCAATCTTTAGACAGCAGTCTGTCTGTAACGGAAAATATGAATCTGCATATTGCCCATACTTTATTGATGGATTTTACTTCGGATAAGCAATTTGATGTTGTCTATTTTGATGCTTTTGCTGCTGTTCATCAACCTGAAATGTGGTCTGATGAAGCTCTGGGGCATATCGCTCAATATATCAAACCAGGAGGCATGTTTGTGACCTATGCTATAACCGGTAATCTGAAACGAAGTATGAAAGCTTTGGGTTTTGAGATCGAAAAGGCTCCGGGTGCTCCGGGGAAAAGGGAGATGTTGAGAGCGATTAAGTATTAG
- a CDS encoding dicarboxylate/amino acid:cation symporter, translated as MENANKSFIENYGSILLLLLGIIIGCLIGIFAKDIVPYIKPLGDIFLNLLFVSIIPLIFFAISSSVANIEGNQRLGRIMGVMAAVFLVTIIIAAISMIIVLKLFPIDQVVSSDPTATSPLMDNKESWGDRIVRFLTVGEFSNLLSRQSMLAFVIFSFLVGIAARKADEKAKSFIVFLNAGNEVMKNLLIMIMKLAPVGLGAYFAFQVYDLGPKLFDIYAKPMGIYYGYGIIYFFLFFTIYTFIANGRKGVNSYWKNNILPTFTALSTCSSLATMPVNLSASPKMGIPPSVANVVIPLGTTLHKHGSALSSILKIYVAFVLMGWNFFDPATLITAVGITVLVSIVAGGIPNGGYIGEMLMISVYGLPTEAIPAVMIIGTLVDPLATVLNATGDTMAAMLVTRFSGEKFTNQDPVT; from the coding sequence ATGGAAAACGCAAATAAATCATTTATAGAAAATTATGGCAGCATTCTTTTGCTGTTGTTAGGTATTATAATAGGCTGCCTTATTGGTATCTTTGCCAAAGACATTGTCCCTTATATCAAACCCTTAGGAGACATTTTTCTGAATTTGCTGTTTGTTTCCATTATACCTTTAATTTTCTTTGCTATTTCTTCCTCAGTTGCCAATATTGAAGGCAACCAAAGACTAGGCCGTATTATGGGGGTTATGGCAGCAGTATTTCTAGTCACCATTATTATTGCTGCGATCAGTATGATTATTGTGCTGAAACTCTTCCCTATAGACCAGGTTGTAAGTTCAGATCCGACAGCCACATCCCCGCTGATGGACAACAAAGAATCCTGGGGGGATCGTATTGTACGTTTCCTGACAGTAGGAGAATTTTCGAATCTGTTATCCCGCCAGAGCATGCTTGCATTTGTGATTTTCTCCTTTTTGGTAGGAATAGCGGCAAGAAAAGCGGATGAAAAAGCCAAATCCTTTATCGTATTCCTCAATGCAGGTAATGAAGTGATGAAGAATTTATTGATTATGATTATGAAATTAGCACCTGTCGGCCTGGGGGCTTATTTTGCATTTCAGGTTTATGATCTGGGGCCTAAATTATTCGATATCTATGCCAAACCTATGGGTATATATTATGGATACGGTATTATCTATTTCTTTCTGTTTTTCACTATTTATACTTTTATTGCCAATGGCAGAAAAGGAGTAAACTCTTATTGGAAAAACAATATACTGCCGACTTTTACAGCCTTATCGACATGTAGTAGTCTGGCAACTATGCCTGTCAACCTAAGTGCTTCGCCCAAAATGGGAATTCCCCCTTCAGTCGCAAACGTAGTGATTCCATTAGGTACAACATTACATAAACATGGTTCTGCCCTGTCCTCTATTCTGAAAATATATGTAGCTTTTGTATTGATGGGGTGGAATTTTTTCGATCCTGCAACATTGATTACAGCAGTAGGCATCACCGTATTGGTAAGTATTGTTGCTGGTGGAATACCCAATGGCGGATATATAGGAGAAATGCTGATGATATCGGTATATGGATTACCGACGGAGGCTATCCCGGCTGTCATGATTATCGGAACATTAGTGGATCCGCTGGCAACAGTTCTGAATGCCACAGGAGATACCATGGCTGCGATGCTTGTTACCCGGTTTTCCGGAGAAAAATTTACAAATCAGGACCCTGTAACATAA
- a CDS encoding lipid A-modifier LpxR family protein, giving the protein MLFKINRFICRFSIGFVVFTTFLSSAFSQERLPHLLEFQSDNDVYLMNGQDRYYTNGLIITYTVPLQQARNRRTDILSFQLGHQLYNGIEVQAGNSLYWDRPSTAYLFLNGEFQRVYGDEWVWTAKAEVNVIGKGAKGKEVQKYVHRLLSMYEVESWASELNTSVGADVESKLSKKIWRSASNKLELSGGGTLRAGMAFSHASVQATLRFGKLADYYTSHFTRTGGFLNTDNEYYFFYTPSYTYQLYNATIQGGPFARDKQKFYEIEPYIMKHYIGGAWSNRKIYVDAGFVFNTKEGKKMYSNHQYGTIRLGLRF; this is encoded by the coding sequence ATGCTTTTTAAGATTAATAGATTTATTTGTCGCTTTTCTATCGGGTTTGTTGTGTTCACCACGTTTCTGTCATCTGCATTTTCGCAGGAACGTCTTCCGCATTTGCTGGAATTTCAGAGTGACAATGATGTATATCTGATGAATGGGCAGGATAGGTATTATACCAATGGATTGATTATTACTTACACCGTTCCCTTGCAGCAGGCACGTAACAGGCGGACGGATATACTCTCCTTTCAACTGGGACATCAGTTGTACAACGGTATTGAGGTACAGGCCGGGAACTCTTTGTACTGGGACAGGCCCTCTACAGCTTACTTATTTCTGAATGGGGAGTTTCAGCGCGTTTACGGAGATGAATGGGTATGGACAGCTAAAGCAGAAGTAAATGTTATAGGAAAAGGTGCTAAAGGTAAGGAGGTTCAGAAATATGTACATCGATTACTTTCTATGTATGAAGTGGAAAGCTGGGCATCTGAACTGAATACTTCTGTAGGAGCAGATGTAGAGAGTAAACTTTCCAAAAAAATATGGAGAAGTGCTTCAAATAAGCTAGAGCTGTCAGGTGGAGGTACATTACGAGCCGGGATGGCCTTTTCACATGCCTCTGTTCAGGCTACATTGCGCTTTGGAAAGCTGGCAGATTATTATACTTCTCATTTTACAAGAACTGGCGGATTTTTAAATACGGATAATGAGTATTACTTTTTTTATACCCCATCCTACACCTATCAACTTTATAATGCAACTATTCAGGGAGGTCCGTTTGCCCGGGATAAACAAAAGTTTTATGAAATAGAACCCTATATTATGAAACACTATATTGGAGGTGCATGGTCAAATAGAAAGATCTATGTAGATGCTGGATTTGTGTTTAATACAAAAGAAGGAAAGAAAATGTACTCTAATCATCAGTATGGTACGATACGGTTAGGTCTCCGCTTTTAG
- a CDS encoding cytochrome c maturation protein CcmE yields the protein MKKSSIILIIIIAIAIAMILVIYTDSSTYSTFTQAKEKKTELYVVGVLNKEKQLHYEPTKDANHFSFYMYDNDSTECQVVFNGAKPQDIERSEQIVLTGKMEGNIFHASKILMKCPSKYNQDQIEVTESAATPKTASIQ from the coding sequence ATGAAAAAGAGTTCGATCATATTAATTATCATCATTGCGATTGCAATAGCCATGATCTTAGTGATTTACACAGATTCCAGTACATATTCCACGTTCACACAAGCGAAAGAGAAAAAGACTGAACTGTATGTTGTCGGCGTTTTGAATAAGGAGAAACAACTCCATTATGAGCCAACTAAAGATGCCAATCACTTTTCGTTCTATATGTATGACAATGACAGCACCGAATGTCAGGTCGTATTTAACGGTGCAAAACCGCAGGATATTGAACGTTCAGAACAAATTGTATTAACAGGAAAAATGGAAGGAAACATTTTTCATGCAAGTAAAATACTTATGAAGTGTCCTTCCAAATACAATCAGGATCAGATAGAAGTAACTGAATCTGCGGCTACTCCAAAAACAGCATCTATACAATAA
- a CDS encoding heme lyase CcmF/NrfE family subunit, which yields MDVNYVGEHLLPGKIGQFFVILAFGSALLSFISYYFSTRNPEDSSWKRIARIGVWVNAASVVAIGAMLFYIIYNHLFEYHYAWSHSSKALPTHYIISSFWEGQEGSFWLWTFWQVVLSSILLFKAKTWESPVMTFVMLCQAFLASMLLGIELFGYRVGSSPFILLRNALEAPIFSDPNYLSMIADGNGLNPLLQNYWMVIHPPTLFLGFASMIVPFAYAAAGLWTKRYKEWIVPGLPWGMFAVMILGVGIIMGSFWAYEALNFGGFWAWDPVENASIIPWFTLIAAVHVMVAYKNSGHSYFTATFLALVSFVLVIYASYLTRSGILGETSVHSFTSLGMSSQLIVFNVAFLAIMVILLVVRKKEMPSSQKEEDIYSREFWLFIGALVLTVACVQIISTTSIPVYNAIFKTDVAPPIDPIPHYNKWQGAFAVVVLILTAFTQFLKYKRTDSRKFFAATVASLIIALLLTAGIVYVTKIYSNFMYILIAFASIFSVLANLRILGDAFKGKWRLAGSAVAHIGFALLVLGALVAAATNQVISVNNSGYIAVAGFDKVEKPGENLFLTEGEPVQMGEYRLTYIGDSVASPNVFYKIKYEKLDEETGKVKEDFVLMPFAQNNPKMGGLIGTPSTKHYITHDIYTLITAAQADTQSQAAGKDKDEKSSFDDYEEPATYQVNIGDTLRYRNGYFVIEGVNKNATLNKIPKAPEDVLVGLKIKVVSKNDKKYEAEPIFLIKGGNTFDFNKDIEEEGLRFRFTNIIPQQDKLEIMVYQKPLPEKKWIVFKAIKFPYINFFWCGTIVMTIGFIMSIYRRIKDEKVKKQPAKA from the coding sequence ATGGACGTAAATTACGTTGGTGAACACCTACTACCGGGCAAAATAGGACAATTTTTTGTTATCCTTGCTTTTGGTTCGGCACTTTTATCATTTATCAGCTACTATTTTTCTACACGGAATCCGGAAGACAGTTCCTGGAAAAGAATAGCAAGAATAGGCGTCTGGGTAAATGCTGCATCTGTTGTCGCTATCGGAGCGATGTTGTTTTATATTATTTACAATCATCTCTTTGAATACCATTATGCCTGGTCGCATTCGTCCAAAGCACTTCCAACACATTATATTATTTCCAGCTTTTGGGAAGGTCAGGAAGGAAGCTTCTGGCTATGGACATTCTGGCAAGTTGTTCTTTCCAGCATACTATTGTTTAAAGCAAAGACATGGGAAAGTCCGGTTATGACCTTTGTCATGCTTTGTCAGGCATTTCTGGCCTCTATGCTGCTAGGTATAGAATTATTTGGCTACAGAGTAGGAAGCTCGCCTTTCATCCTGTTAAGAAATGCACTTGAAGCTCCGATTTTCAGCGATCCGAACTACCTGTCAATGATAGCTGACGGAAATGGATTAAATCCGCTTTTACAAAACTATTGGATGGTTATCCACCCTCCTACCCTTTTTCTGGGCTTTGCATCCATGATTGTTCCATTCGCTTACGCTGCTGCAGGACTTTGGACTAAACGCTATAAAGAATGGATCGTACCAGGATTGCCATGGGGAATGTTTGCTGTAATGATTCTTGGAGTAGGTATTATTATGGGCTCATTCTGGGCGTATGAAGCACTTAATTTCGGAGGTTTCTGGGCCTGGGATCCGGTAGAGAATGCATCTATTATTCCATGGTTTACCCTTATTGCGGCCGTACACGTTATGGTAGCCTATAAAAACTCCGGCCATTCTTACTTTACAGCTACTTTTTTAGCTTTGGTCAGCTTTGTACTTGTAATCTACGCATCATATCTCACAAGAAGTGGTATTTTGGGCGAAACATCCGTACACTCTTTTACGAGTCTTGGGATGTCCAGTCAGCTCATCGTATTCAATGTGGCATTCTTAGCTATCATGGTCATATTACTGGTCGTGCGTAAAAAAGAAATGCCGAGTTCACAAAAAGAAGAAGATATCTATTCGCGCGAATTCTGGTTGTTTATAGGAGCCTTAGTATTAACGGTAGCCTGTGTACAGATTATCTCTACGACATCCATACCAGTATACAATGCTATATTCAAAACTGACGTAGCACCTCCGATAGATCCTATACCTCATTATAATAAGTGGCAGGGAGCTTTTGCAGTAGTGGTACTGATCCTTACTGCATTCACGCAGTTTCTTAAATACAAACGTACCGATTCCAGAAAATTTTTCGCAGCAACTGTCGCCTCCCTGATTATTGCATTATTGCTTACAGCCGGTATTGTCTATGTCACTAAAATATACAGCAATTTCATGTATATCCTGATTGCATTTGCCAGTATATTCAGTGTTCTTGCCAATCTGCGCATTCTCGGAGATGCTTTCAAAGGAAAATGGAGATTAGCCGGATCGGCAGTGGCGCATATCGGATTTGCCCTACTTGTATTAGGCGCATTGGTGGCAGCAGCTACCAATCAGGTTATTTCGGTAAACAACAGTGGGTATATAGCTGTTGCAGGATTTGATAAAGTTGAAAAACCCGGAGAAAACCTGTTCCTTACAGAAGGAGAACCCGTTCAAATGGGAGAATATCGCCTGACATATATCGGGGATAGTGTAGCCAGTCCAAATGTCTTCTACAAGATCAAATATGAAAAACTGGATGAAGAGACAGGAAAAGTAAAAGAAGATTTCGTACTGATGCCATTTGCACAGAACAACCCTAAAATGGGAGGGTTGATCGGTACACCATCGACCAAGCACTACATCACGCATGATATTTATACGCTGATCACAGCTGCACAGGCCGACACGCAATCCCAGGCAGCAGGCAAGGATAAAGATGAAAAATCCAGTTTTGATGATTACGAAGAGCCGGCAACTTATCAGGTGAATATAGGCGATACGCTACGCTACCGGAATGGCTATTTCGTCATTGAAGGTGTCAATAAGAATGCAACATTGAATAAGATTCCAAAGGCTCCTGAAGATGTACTGGTAGGTCTGAAAATAAAGGTTGTATCTAAGAATGATAAAAAATATGAAGCCGAGCCGATATTTCTGATTAAGGGCGGAAATACATTTGACTTCAATAAAGATATCGAAGAAGAAGGATTAAGATTCCGGTTCACCAATATTATTCCTCAACAGGATAAACTGGAAATCATGGTATATCAGAAACCTCTGCCTGAGAAAAAATGGATTGTATTCAAAGCGATCAAGTTCCCGTATATCAACTTTTTCTGGTGCGGAACGATTGTCATGACGATCGGTTTCATCATGTCGATTTATCGCCGAATCAAAGACGAAAAAGTAAAAAAACAACCTGCTAAAGCATGA
- a CDS encoding Rossmann-like and DUF2520 domain-containing protein, translating into MKIVILGSGNVANHFALRFDQLGYQIVQVYSRRKANAQALALRFNAIATDDLDTVDRLADLYVIAVSDEAIPEVAAHLPADIDGIVVHTSGATDLSILQVFTHSGVLYPVQSISKNIETDFAQIPIGVEANDTSTMESLWKIATALSDHAFECNSKQRMALHVSAVIVNNFSNILYQLSYEIMQDNNLSFGLLLPIIQETAKKVQNKPPIDGQTGPAIRNDNITINKHLNFLRENPPLQTIYQQLTLEIAKRRDK; encoded by the coding sequence ATGAAAATCGTAATCCTCGGAAGCGGCAATGTAGCGAATCATTTTGCACTTCGCTTTGATCAGTTAGGATATCAGATCGTACAGGTATATAGTCGTCGTAAAGCCAATGCTCAAGCATTGGCTTTACGCTTTAATGCTATTGCTACAGATGATCTCGATACGGTAGACAGACTTGCAGATCTTTACGTGATTGCTGTAAGTGACGAGGCCATTCCCGAAGTAGCAGCGCATTTGCCCGCAGATATAGACGGAATAGTTGTTCACACATCTGGAGCTACAGACTTAAGTATTTTACAGGTATTTACGCATTCGGGAGTATTGTATCCGGTACAAAGCATTTCCAAGAATATAGAAACAGATTTTGCACAGATTCCAATTGGCGTGGAAGCTAATGATACCAGTACTATGGAAAGCTTGTGGAAAATTGCGACAGCACTATCTGATCATGCATTCGAGTGTAATAGTAAACAGCGTATGGCTTTACACGTATCAGCCGTAATCGTAAACAATTTCTCCAACATCCTCTATCAGCTCTCCTACGAGATTATGCAGGATAATAATTTATCTTTCGGACTCCTTCTTCCCATTATACAGGAGACTGCTAAAAAAGTGCAAAATAAGCCGCCAATTGATGGACAAACCGGACCGGCAATACGAAATGACAATATTACGATAAATAAGCATTTAAACTTTCTCAGAGAGAATCCTCCCCTGCAAACAATCTATCAACAATTGACATTGGAAATTGCCAAAAGAAGAGACAAGTAA